The genomic DNA AATCCGTTTCTGAAAGTTTAGGGGGAAACAATTTGAAAGGAAACGAGCGAGCATAAAATCATTGTGGAACTACGAATGAATTTTTTTCGATGCGGTGCAAAACCACAGGGCGATCTGCAACAATCCCAAAGCTGAAGAGAATTAAGAACACCACCTTCGTTTGAGTTGAGCGATGTTAAAACAGATTCTTGTAATTCTATGCGTTGCAACCTGCCTGCAGGTTGCACAAGCTGACGAGCGACCGAACGTGCTCGTGATTCTCGTTGATGACCTGGGCTATGGGGATTTGAGTTCCTATGGGGCTCAGGACCTGAAGTCGCCGCACGTAGATCAGCTTCTTGCTGAAGGGATGACCTTCACCGAATTTTACGCCAATTGCCCGGTTTGCTCGCCAACGCGTGCAGCTCTCTTGAGTGGTCGATATCAAGATATGGTCGGCGTTCCCGGTGTGATTCGGACGCATCCAGAAAATAGCTGGGGGAACCTTGTTGACGATGCGGTTCTTCTTCCATCTGTTTTAAAGAAGAACGGGTACAACACAGCGTGTGTCGGGAAATGGCATTTGGGTTTGGAATCGCCTGACCGTCCGACAGATCGCGGCTTTGATTTCTTCAAGGGGTATCTTGGAGACATGATGGACGATTACTACAACCACCGTCGTCATGGAATCAACTACATGCGACAGGGGACGGAAGAAATCGATCCAGAAGGGCACGCGACCGATCTCTTTACAGACTGGTCCTGTGAATACATACGCGAACAGAAAGACGACTCCGAGCCATTCTTTTTATATCTCGCTTACAATGCCCCACATACTCCGATTCAGCCGCCGGAGGAGTGGTTTCAAAAGGTTAAAGCTCGCGAACAGGGGATTTCTGACAAACGTGCGAAACTGGTCGCCCTCATCGAACATCTGGACGAGGGCATCGGGAAAGTGTTGGTCTGCCTGAAAGAAACAGGACAAGCTGAGAACACGATCGTGGTCTTCACCTCCGACAATGGCGGGCAAATTAATGTCGGAGCCAACAACGGCCCACTTCGAGACGGAAAGCAGAGTATGTACGAAGGGGGTTTGAAGGTTCCTTGCGGAGTCCGCTGGCCAGGAAAGATTCAACCGGGAACCAAAAGTAAGTTCCGAGGATTGACAATGGACATTTTTCCGACAGTATGCGAAGCAGCCGGTGTAGAACTTGACAAAAACTTGAACCTCGACAGCAAGAGCTTTCTGCCGACCTGCCTGGGGAAAGAGCAGGAAGAATTGCGAGATTTGTGGTTCTTTCGTCGTCGCGAAGGTGGGGCTCGTTACGCCGGAAAAACAATCGAGGCTGTCCGCCGCGGAGATTGGAAACTTCTCCAGAACAGCCCGTTCGAGCCGCTGGAACTCTACAACCTTAAAAACGATCCGCTAGAGAAGAATGATCTCTCAAAGAAAGCTCCCAAAATTTTTAATGAACTGAGTGCAGCCCTGAGAGCAGAGATTCAACGGTACGGAACAGTTCCGTGGCAATAACGCGAGGAGACAACAAGCTAAGATAAACACGATCAGAACTGCGCGACTTGGAACAATCACACTCCGCCTCTGAGTCCTCCAGAGAAGACTTGAAACACAACTCGTTGAGTTTTACATAGAGCAAAGCCAATATCCGTCTATATGTTCTGCCTCGTGGCGAACATTAGCATTCTGTGAGGTTACGAGAGTGGCCATCACAGACGCGACAATTATTGGAAATTCTCTAACAAGGAAAAGACAATGGCTCGCCTCCCACTTCACGGAACTCGGATCCTCTGTTTTGTCGGTGACATTTACGAAGATCTTGAACTGTGGTACCCGAAGCTACGACTGGAAGAAGCTGGCGCACATGTCACTATCGCTGGTCAGAAAGAAGGCGTCGTGTACGCTGGGAAGAATGGGTATCCGTGTGAGTCTGAAGCTCGGATTGATGACATGGAAATCGATGATTTTCACGGGGTGATTTGTCCCGGTGGGTTTATGCCGGACAAACTGCGACGAGACCCGAAAGTGCTCAGCCTGATCCACGGGTTTCATACGCAACAAAAATTGATCGCAGCGATTTGTCACGGCGGATGGATGCCGATCTCCGCGAAAGTTTATCAAGGCGTTCGTGTGACTGGATCGCCCGGAATCAAAGACGATCTCGTGAACGCCGGCGCGATTTGGGAAGATGCCCCCGTTGTTGTTGATCGACACTTCATCAGCAGCCGCAAGCCAGGCGACTTACCAGATTTTTGCCGAGCAATGATCGAATTCCTGCAAGACCAAAGCCTGTAACAGGAGTTCAAGCATCTACTTTCGGAATTAGATCGACACAAATTCGGAAAGCGTGTAGGAGCGTGTAGGTCTGTCAACTTGCACAATTAACGTCGAAGAAAATCAACTCTGCGAATGCGAACGAGAAGAGGATAGGAATGACTGCAAAGATCAGCGAGTTGATCGTTGAAGCGAACGAAGGTGTGACAACGCTCCGGCTGAACCGCCCGCAACGACGTCACGCATTGTCGCTGTCGCTGTTACAAGAGCTTGAAGAATCGCTCCAGAAGATTGCACAAGATCATTCAGTTCGAGTCGTGGTGATTGCTTCGGACGGACCGGTCTTTTCATCAGGGCATGACTTGGGAGAGATGCAAGGTTGCTCAGAAGAGGAGTATCAAAAACTGTTTTCCACCTGTGCTCGCGTGATGCAACTCGTGCGAAATCTTCCACAACCGGTCATCGCTCGTGTCCAAGGGTTTGCCACAGCTGCGGGGTGTCAACTGGTTGCTGCTTGCGATCTTGCCGTCGCAAGTGACCAGGCACAGTTTGCAACACCAGGAGTGAAGATTGGACTCTTCTGCACAACGCCAATGGTCCCGTTGGTTCGCAACGTTGCTCCGAAAATCGCGATGGAAATGCTCTTAACCGGCAAGCCGATCTCGGCAGAGAAAGCACTCGCTGCTGGATTGGTGAATGCCGTTGTCCCTGTCGATCAACTGGATGATGCGGTCAAAGAATATACGTCAGCGATTGTTGCTTCGAGTCGCCAAACTTTGGCAATCGGGAAACAGGAATTCTATGCTCAACTGAACATGGATGAATCGCACGCATACGATCAGGCAGTCAACGTCATGACCAAAAACGTTTTACAGCACGATGCACAAGAAGGAATGTCCGCCTTTCTGGAGAAGAGAACGCCCCAGTGGGAAGAGTAAAAGTCGTCGGAGACTTCAGGTCTCCGGCGTCAATTGAAGAAAAAACGCTTTCTCATAACCACTCAAGCTTCGTCACTCGACCAGCTTCCACCCATTCCGTGACAATCAAATTTCCGTCCTCGTCAAAGCAGGCATCGTGAGGGTGGACGAATTTCCCAGGCTTCCATTTGTCAGGTTGCTTTCGAACCTGCATGCCATCGAGGACGTATTCAGTCCATTCAGGATCTCCTCCTAAATTGGCGAGAAGGTTGTTTTCCGTATCAAAGAGCAAGACTTTGGAGTGCAGGTCCGGGACAACCATGAACTCTTCCCAAGTATCGATATCTGCCGGGAAGCTGAGACCATCCATGTTCTTGACGGCCACATCGTGCCCCGCTTCGTCTTTCAATGTTGTGGTTTCCCCAGATTTTTCAGAGTCACGAACACCTTGAAGAATCTCGACAGGTTGCCCATCGAGTGAAAAGTATTGCAGCCGCGCATTGGCCCGGTCGGCAACGACGAGCATCTCTTCACGTCCCGGGCGAGCATCCAGCCACAGACCATGGGGTGTTTTGAGTTTCCCGGCTTGTGCACCATTTCCTCCCCAGGAGCGTATCCATTTTCCATCACTGTTGTACTGATGGATCAGATGCGAACCGTACCCATCTCCGACATAGAGGTCGCCCGTTGGTCCAAAACAAACGTTTGTGGGGCGAAAACCTTCGAGGCTGGAATAGAGATGAGCGTCACGCGGGTAGCGTTTCTTCCAGACCCATTCTCCCTGTCGATCGCACTTGATGACCTGTCGATTGTAAATGTCCGACAAGTACAAATACTCCTCTCCGTTCTCCCTGCGAATATCGATCCCATGACCGCCTCCGGCAAATTCTTTTCCGAAGGAACGGACAAATGTTCCTTCGGGATCAAAAACAACGACGGTATCGCAGGGACTCTTCACATCACCCTGATGAGTGATGTAGACAAATCCTTCCCGATCAATGGCAACGCCATGTGTATTTCTCCAGGAGATGTGCTTTGGGACGCTTCCCCAGTTGTGATGGCATTCGAACTGGAAGTCTCCTTCGCCGATCACCGGGCGCTTTACGCCAGCTTTATCTTCAGCTCCAAGAATCGCAGGAGCCACCCCACCAGTGAAGAGTGAGGCCGTCATCGTTTGCAGAAATGTGCGTCGAGTCGCCATGAGCAAATCCAATATTGGTCTTCACATCCTTCCTCGCAGCGAGCAGGTTCTGAAGTCGCGAAGGTGCTCGATGCACTCCTGATTAAACAGGACAAAGATGCTGAGTCCAATGTAATTCAATCGGTCGCAAAATTCATCACGCTGACCGACGAAGGTCCGGCCGTTCAATCGGCGTACGACGTTGAACATCTTCTTCACGACACCGTGTGACATTCGCGCCGAGGAAGTTCAATTTGGTTTCCAGAGCTTCATAGCCACGGTCGAGGTGGTAAATACGATGGATGACCGTTTCGTCTCGGGCCGCTAAAGCTGCTAAGACAAGTGCAGCACTCGCACGTAAATCACTCGCCATCACATGTGCTCCCTGAAGCTGAGCAACACCTGTGATGAAAGCACGATCTCCCTGTTGACGAATTTTTGCATTCATCCGGTTCAGCTCGGCGCAGTGCATGAACCGATCTGGAAAAACCTGGTCTCGGATCACGCTGCGCCCGGGAAGGGTGCACAGAAGGGCTGTCAGTTGAGCTTGAATATCGGTCGGAATTCCGGGGTAGGGCAGGGCGGTGATGTTCACTGGCGCGAGTTCCCGTTCGCAAGCGATCTCTAGTTGAGAGAGACCCGATTCGTAAATCGAAACTCCCATCTCCTGCAAGACTGCCGTCACTGCTGACAAGTGCTGAGGATTGACGTTTTGAATTGTGAGTTGACCACGAGTTAAGGCACTGGCAATCATCAGGGTTGCCGCCTCGATTCGATCCGGAATGACAGCCTGCGTCGTCGGGGTTAACTTCGAGACACCTTCAACTTCAAGAGTTGGTGTCCCTTGCCCAGTGATCTTGGCGCCCATTTCATTGAGCAGGTCCGCCAGGGCGACAACTTCGGGCTCCATGGCTGCTGAAGTGAGTCTCGATTTTCCTTGTGCAAGAACAGCAGCTGTGAGCAGGTTGCATGTCCCGGTCACAGTGCTTCCATTCGGCCCGGCGAGATCAATCTCGGCTCCACGAAGCTGCGTTGCCTGAACAATGATATCCCCCTGATGAATGTCGACCTGCGCGCCCAATGCAGCGAAGCCACGGAGGTGGATATCAATCGGTCGATGTCCAATGTTGCATCCACCGGGGAGGGAGACACGAGCATGCCCGCGTCGCGCCAGTAGAGGTCCCATGACACAGACGCTGGCCCGCATTTTTCGGACAAGTTCGTAGTCGGCTTCTGAATGAGATTCGTCAACCACTTCGAGTGAGAGGCTCCCGCTTCCGTGTCTCGAAATCTCACATCCCAGAGAAGTCAGCAGAGAAGAAAGAGTACGCACGTCGACGAGATCAGGGACGTTGTTGAGAATTGTTTTCCCGTCAGTCAGCAACGCAGCTGCCATCATCGGCAAGGCCGCATTCTTCGATCCACTCACAGCAACCGTGCCGCACAGCGAATTTCCGCCCTGAATTTTGAAAACGTCCATGTTTTATGAATCAGTATGTTGTTTTGCTGTGAAGCGGCGAATCGCCAATCCCTGAAGGACTTTATCTCTCGGGTGAATTTCCTTGCCAGCATCCTAGCACGACTCTTGGCTGTGCGGACAGATCATCTTCACTGCGGACATCAGAATACCCTCGCTCACGCATGAGCTGACATGCGGCCTCTGCCTGTTCAGGACTGAGCTCAAACATCAGCCAGCCGCCCGTTTTCAGGTAATCCGGCGATTGGTCAACCAGCAGCCGGATAATGTCGAAGCCGTCTTCGCCGCCGTCGAGTGCTTCGTGTGGCTCGTGGCTGCGAACATCCGCGTCGAGAGTTAAAATCTCCGCTTTGGGAATATAAGGCGGATTACTCACCACGATGTCAAACTGATTTTGAGGTTCAATCGGCTCAAAGAGGTCGCCTCGGAGGAGGTTGACCCGATCAGTCAGTGCATGCTTTTCGATGTTTCGCTGAGCAACAGAAAATGGCGCCGGATTCTTTTCAACCGTCGTGACGGAGACTGTCGAATGGTTCTTCGCAATGGCAATCGGAACGCAACCTGTCCCGGTACAGAGTTCAAGAATCTGCGGAGTCGTCAACGGCTTGAGTAGGTCGAGCGCGAGCGAGACCAGCGTTTCGGTATCGGGGCGAGGAATGAAGACATCAGGAGCGACTTCAAACTCGAGGCTGAAAAATTCACGATGGCCGACCAGGTATGCGACTGGTTCGGCAGCTGCTCTACGTTTGACTAACGACCGCATGAGTGTTCGTTCGTTCTCAGAAAGCGGTTGGTCGTACTGCGTGTAGAGTTGAATTCGTTGACATCTGCGAGCGTGTGCCAGCAGTATTTCGGCATCCAGGCGAGGGGTCTCGCAATTGTTTTCCTTCAAATAGCCGATTGTCCAATCGAGTACTCGACGCACTGTCCACGGATCGTCAGTCGTTATTTGTTCAGCCGCCACATTCTTGTCCTCCCTGAACGAACTTCATGAGCAACTCTTGCAATGACCTGTCAGTGGCATCCTGCACAGAGGTGAAATGTTATTCGAAATCAAAGTACTTTACGTTTAAGTTTTTCCTGACGGTCAAACTCGAGCATGGCATTCACCATTTCATCCAGGTTACCCTGAAGAATCTGATCGAGCTTGTAGATCGTTAATCCGATGCGGTGGTCGGTCACTCGCCCATCGGGGTAGTTGTAAGTTCGGATTCGTGAGCTTCTGTCTCCGCTTCCAATTAGCGTTCGACGTTCTTCAGCTCGTTCTTCGTTCGCCTGGCGCTCTTTTTCTTCGAGAATCCGACTGCGCAAAACACGCATCGCACTCGCTTTGTTTTTGTGCTGGCTTTTCTCGTCCTGACACTTTACGACAACGCCGGTCGGAATGTGTGTGATGCGGACAGCACTTTCCGTTTTATTCACTTTCTGTCCCCCAGGACCACCAGCCCGCATGGTGTCGATCTGAAGGTCTTCGTCGCGGATTTCAAGCTCCACTGCGGAGACTTCTGGCATCACAGCGACTGTTGCAGCACTGGTGTGGATACGACCCTGAGTTTCTGTTTCCGGAACACGCTGAACTCGGTGACCACCACTTTCGAATTGTAGCTGATGGAACGCACCTTCTCCTGTCACGGAGAATACGATTTCTTTATACCCGCCGATATCTGACCGAGAGACATCCATCAACTCGATTTTCCAGCCCTGGATCTCTGCATAGCGCGAATACATGTCGAACAGATTACCCGCGAACAGAGCGGCTTCGTCGCCGCCCGCTCCTGCGCGGATTTCCATAATCAACCCCCCACGGGTGATTGAATCTCCTGCGACGACGATTTCTTCAAGCTCTTCTTCGAGTTTCGTGAGATGACTTTGTAACTCGTCAAGTTCTGACTGAGCGTATTCTCGAGATTCTGCGTCATCTTCAGCTTCGAGCATTTCCTTGGCAGCCTCGATGTTTTCGACGAGACTCCGGTGCTGTAAAACCGCATCCGCAACCTTTTTGAGGCCGCCATATTCTCTTTGAACCTCCACCATGACAGTTGGGTTCGACAGGACAGCAGGATCCATGAGCTGTTGCTCCAGCTCAAGATAGCGTGCCAGTTTCGTTTCCAGACTTGGATACATGTTATCGTTCCTGATTTCGTGCAGAGTTGCGAGGGAGCTTGAAGGAAGTTGGCAGGCTTCAAGATGAACTCAGCTAGAGGAACGGACTTTCGAAGATAGGAAGAAACATGAGTCAGCAGATCCAAATGTGGATTCAGAGAGTTAGCAATCAAAGACGAAGGCGAGATAAAACGACAGGACGCACTCAAGCCGAGGAGTGCGTCCTGTGAAGTAATCAATGACGAAAATGTTACTCGCCGTCTTTTTTGCCCCAGCCGTATTTCTTTTGGAACTTTTCGACGCGACCAGCTGAATCGACGTACTTCATCTTTCCGGTGTAGAAAGGATGTGATACCGAACTGATATCAACTGTCACGAGTGGGTACTCTTCGCCGTCTTCCCACTTGATTGTTTCCTTTGACGTCATCGTTGAGCGTGTCAGAAACTTGTAGTCTGCACCGATGTCGTGAAACACAACCGGGTGATAGTCAGGATGGATGCCGTCTTTCATTGTTTTACCGTCAATTCTTTTTAAGTTGGAACCTTGAGTGCTGACCAAGGTCATATCATGCCTCGAAATAGATTGATCGTCCAAACAGGTGAACGATCAACTCTCAATTCGGCACGGACAATCTCATTTCGATGAAAATCTCGAAGCGAGGAGGATAACGGATTCCAAAACGATCGGCAATCATTATTCAATGAAAATGGAATCTCCGCAACTCGTTCAAGTCCAACGAGTTACTGCGAAAGTGAAACATTACGGTGCGAGAATTACAGCTCGTAAGGTTTTTCATCCTTCATGTTCGCTCCAAAGACTGCTCGAATCTGCTCTTCCGCCGCTTCGACTGTGGCTTTTTCTCCTGTCAGCTTCAGGAAGTAACTTCCTGTTCGGCCTTCAGGCGCAGCCAGCATGACGTTGATAACGCGATAGTTTTCGACAGCTTCACTTTTCCGTTGGAACGGAGGGCCGATTGAACGGTTATATGTTCCGGTCAAGTCAACGAGAATGTATTTCCCGTGCTTCGACTCACCCTGAGTCATTTTGATTTGCCGGCCTTCTTGACGGAACTGGCCGATCCAGCGTTGAATGTTTTGAGCGGCGCTTCCACCAAAAGGTCCAGAAATGACTAACTCAGCAGGCT from Thalassoglobus polymorphus includes the following:
- a CDS encoding sulfatase family protein produces the protein MLKQILVILCVATCLQVAQADERPNVLVILVDDLGYGDLSSYGAQDLKSPHVDQLLAEGMTFTEFYANCPVCSPTRAALLSGRYQDMVGVPGVIRTHPENSWGNLVDDAVLLPSVLKKNGYNTACVGKWHLGLESPDRPTDRGFDFFKGYLGDMMDDYYNHRRHGINYMRQGTEEIDPEGHATDLFTDWSCEYIREQKDDSEPFFLYLAYNAPHTPIQPPEEWFQKVKAREQGISDKRAKLVALIEHLDEGIGKVLVCLKETGQAENTIVVFTSDNGGQINVGANNGPLRDGKQSMYEGGLKVPCGVRWPGKIQPGTKSKFRGLTMDIFPTVCEAAGVELDKNLNLDSKSFLPTCLGKEQEELRDLWFFRRREGGARYAGKTIEAVRRGDWKLLQNSPFEPLELYNLKNDPLEKNDLSKKAPKIFNELSAALRAEIQRYGTVPWQ
- a CDS encoding type 1 glutamine amidotransferase domain-containing protein, which produces MARLPLHGTRILCFVGDIYEDLELWYPKLRLEEAGAHVTIAGQKEGVVYAGKNGYPCESEARIDDMEIDDFHGVICPGGFMPDKLRRDPKVLSLIHGFHTQQKLIAAICHGGWMPISAKVYQGVRVTGSPGIKDDLVNAGAIWEDAPVVVDRHFISSRKPGDLPDFCRAMIEFLQDQSL
- a CDS encoding enoyl-CoA hydratase is translated as MTAKISELIVEANEGVTTLRLNRPQRRHALSLSLLQELEESLQKIAQDHSVRVVVIASDGPVFSSGHDLGEMQGCSEEEYQKLFSTCARVMQLVRNLPQPVIARVQGFATAAGCQLVAACDLAVASDQAQFATPGVKIGLFCTTPMVPLVRNVAPKIAMEMLLTGKPISAEKALAAGLVNAVVPVDQLDDAVKEYTSAIVASSRQTLAIGKQEFYAQLNMDESHAYDQAVNVMTKNVLQHDAQEGMSAFLEKRTPQWEE
- a CDS encoding NHL repeat-containing protein, with amino-acid sequence MATRRTFLQTMTASLFTGGVAPAILGAEDKAGVKRPVIGEGDFQFECHHNWGSVPKHISWRNTHGVAIDREGFVYITHQGDVKSPCDTVVVFDPEGTFVRSFGKEFAGGGHGIDIRRENGEEYLYLSDIYNRQVIKCDRQGEWVWKKRYPRDAHLYSSLEGFRPTNVCFGPTGDLYVGDGYGSHLIHQYNSDGKWIRSWGGNGAQAGKLKTPHGLWLDARPGREEMLVVADRANARLQYFSLDGQPVEILQGVRDSEKSGETTTLKDEAGHDVAVKNMDGLSFPADIDTWEEFMVVPDLHSKVLLFDTENNLLANLGGDPEWTEYVLDGMQVRKQPDKWKPGKFVHPHDACFDEDGNLIVTEWVEAGRVTKLEWL
- the murA gene encoding UDP-N-acetylglucosamine 1-carboxyvinyltransferase; protein product: MDVFKIQGGNSLCGTVAVSGSKNAALPMMAAALLTDGKTILNNVPDLVDVRTLSSLLTSLGCEISRHGSGSLSLEVVDESHSEADYELVRKMRASVCVMGPLLARRGHARVSLPGGCNIGHRPIDIHLRGFAALGAQVDIHQGDIIVQATQLRGAEIDLAGPNGSTVTGTCNLLTAAVLAQGKSRLTSAAMEPEVVALADLLNEMGAKITGQGTPTLEVEGVSKLTPTTQAVIPDRIEAATLMIASALTRGQLTIQNVNPQHLSAVTAVLQEMGVSIYESGLSQLEIACERELAPVNITALPYPGIPTDIQAQLTALLCTLPGRSVIRDQVFPDRFMHCAELNRMNAKIRQQGDRAFITGVAQLQGAHVMASDLRASAALVLAALAARDETVIHRIYHLDRGYEALETKLNFLGANVTRCREEDVQRRTPIERPDLRRSA
- the prmC gene encoding peptide chain release factor N(5)-glutamine methyltransferase; this translates as MAAEQITTDDPWTVRRVLDWTIGYLKENNCETPRLDAEILLAHARRCQRIQLYTQYDQPLSENERTLMRSLVKRRAAAEPVAYLVGHREFFSLEFEVAPDVFIPRPDTETLVSLALDLLKPLTTPQILELCTGTGCVPIAIAKNHSTVSVTTVEKNPAPFSVAQRNIEKHALTDRVNLLRGDLFEPIEPQNQFDIVVSNPPYIPKAEILTLDADVRSHEPHEALDGGEDGFDIIRLLVDQSPDYLKTGGWLMFELSPEQAEAACQLMRERGYSDVRSEDDLSAQPRVVLGCWQGNSPER
- the prfA gene encoding peptide chain release factor 1; the encoded protein is MYPSLETKLARYLELEQQLMDPAVLSNPTVMVEVQREYGGLKKVADAVLQHRSLVENIEAAKEMLEAEDDAESREYAQSELDELQSHLTKLEEELEEIVVAGDSITRGGLIMEIRAGAGGDEAALFAGNLFDMYSRYAEIQGWKIELMDVSRSDIGGYKEIVFSVTGEGAFHQLQFESGGHRVQRVPETETQGRIHTSAATVAVMPEVSAVELEIRDEDLQIDTMRAGGPGGQKVNKTESAVRITHIPTGVVVKCQDEKSQHKNKASAMRVLRSRILEEKERQANEERAEERRTLIGSGDRSSRIRTYNYPDGRVTDHRIGLTIYKLDQILQGNLDEMVNAMLEFDRQEKLKRKVL
- a CDS encoding type B 50S ribosomal protein L31, yielding MKDGIHPDYHPVVFHDIGADYKFLTRSTMTSKETIKWEDGEEYPLVTVDISSVSHPFYTGKMKYVDSAGRVEKFQKKYGWGKKDGE